The stretch of DNA ACGGCTACGCCGGGATCTCGGTGCCGCTGCGCGACCAGGCCGGCAAGGTGGTGGCCGGGCTGGGCTTCAGCATGGTCCTGGGCAGCCGCGACCGGGCCCACCTGGAAACGCGCTTCCTGGCGCCGCTGCGCGAGGCCGCCGCCCGCATCGAAGCCATCCTGCAGGCGCGCTGAGCCGCGGCCCGGCCAAATTAGAAAAGCCCCGCGTGCCGGGGAGGCAGCGGGGCTCAAGCGGTAGCGGGGCAATCGGTTCGACCACCCACGCCGTCGATCTTGGCGCAACGCGCCGGCGCGGGCATCCCCCAAATGCGGGCCATTGCATGCGCCGTGGCGGGCAGGCCGCAGGCGCGCCCTGCAAAGCCAGTCAATCATGGCCCGGTCACACGCTTGCAGGAATCCGGGTTTTCTCCGAGCGGGTTTTCGCCAGCTTCCGGTCGGCGGCCGGATGCGGTCTACTGGTCTCACATCGACGCCCCTGGCACCGCCCCCACGCCGGATTGCCACCGCCGATGGTGCTGTAACACTAGTCCAATGACCGGGAGACAGACCATGGTGACGAAAAAAGAAGAGGCTTTCGTACTGAAGAACCTCCTCGCGCTTGCCGCAGTGGAAACCCTGGGCGGCGCGATCGCCCTGGGCATGGTCTTCCACCTGATCTGAGCCGCCGCTGCGGGCGCGCGGCCATGCCGGCGCCCGGTCCGATCACGCCTCGACAATCACCTCGAAGCCGCCGAAGATCATCCGCTGCCCGTCGAACGGCATCGGATCCATGCCCTCCTTCAGCCGCGGGTCCGCCATCGCCGCCTTCATGCCGGTGTCGCGCTTCTCGCGCGACGGCCACAGGATCCACGCGAACACCACCGCTTCATCGTCCTTGCGCTGGACCGCCATCGTAAAGGACGTGACCTTGCCTTCCGGCACATCGTCGCCCCAGCATTCCACCACCTGCAGCGCGCCATGTTCCTTGAACACTGCGGCGGCCTTTTGCGCCACCTCGCGATATCGGTCGCGGTTGGCCTGGGCAACGGCGAGCACAAAGCCATCGATATAGGACATGGGCATCCCTCCTGGTCAGGGTGATCGGTCGCGTCCGCCCGGACGCGAATACGTCTGACTACCATAGTCGATCGCCGCGGCCTCGGCGCGCGATGTGCTGCACGCGCGGTCTGCCTCGCCTATCATGGAGTCGCGCAAGCGCCGCCGCAGCCACTGCCCGGGGCGGCCGTGCACAGTAACTGGAGACCCCCGCATGACCCGAATCACCGATCCGTCCGGCGCCGAACTGTCGCAGCTCGACCTGGAACTGCTGCGCCGGTCGATTGCGCTGTCCGACGAATCCAGGGCCCGCGGCCGCCATCCGTTCGCCGCGCTGGTGGCCGACGCGGCCGGCAATGTCATCGCCAGCGCCGGCAATAATTCGATGCCGCCCGAAGGCGACCCGACCCAGCACGCCGAACTGGTTGCCGCCGCGCAGGCCGCGCGGGTGCTGCCGCCCGAACAGCTTGCCGGTTGCACGCTCTACACCAGCGCGGAGCCGTGCTGCATGTGCGCGGGCGCGGTCTACTGGACCGGCATCGGGCGCGTGGTCTATGCGCTGTCGGAACACAAGCTGCTGGGGCTGACCGGCGACCATCCGGAGAACCCGACCTCCTCGCTGCCGTGCCGCGAAGTGTTTGCGCGCGGGCAGCGCAAGGTCGAGGTGGTGGGGCCGGTGCTGGAAGACGAAGCCGCGGCATCGCACGCGGGCTTCTGGCAGTAGCGCGGTATCCGCCGTCCGCCTCCCGGGCGGACGGCATCGGGAAGGCATCCGACCCTGTCATCGGCACGTCACCACGCCTTCCTACACTCGCCTGGCTCCGGCTCGCAGCAGCCGCCATCACAACCCAGCCAGGTGACTCCATGCTTCCCCGCAGACTGCCCACAACCCTGGCCGCCATGCTGATCGCGGCGGCATTGCTCGCCGCCTGCGGCGGCGACGGCGGCCCCACCCTGTCGCCCACTGCAACGCTGGCGCCGAGCGCCGAGCCGGTCAAGCCGGGACAGCCCGGCAAGCCGGACCAGCGCCCCGATCCGGTGATCCGCTGCGCGCCCTGAACCTTCCGCCAGTCCCCACGCCAATCCCGACAAGACCATGGTCTCTCGCCGCAATTTCCTGCAGGCCGCAGCCGGCACCGGCTTTGCCGCCGCCGCGCTGGCCGCGTTCCCGCCCAGCATCCGCAAGGCCCTGGCCATTCCGGCCAACAATGCCACCGGCACCATCCAGGATGTCGAGCACGTGGTGATCCTGATGCAGGAGAACCGCTCCTTCGACCACTACTTCGGCACGCTGCGCGGCGTGCGCGGCTTCGGCGACCGCTTTACCATCCCGCTGCCCGGCGCGCGCCAGGTATGGCAGCAACAGCGCGCCAGCGGCGCGGTGCTGACGCCGTACCACCTCGACGGTACCAGCAACAACGCGCAGCGCGCCGCCGGCACCCCGCACGCGTGGCTCGACAGCCAGCAGGCCTGGGACCACGGCCGCATGGCCAACTGGCCGACGTACAAGACCAGCACGTCGATGGGCTACTTCAGGGAACAGGAAATCCCGTTCCAGTTCGCGCTGGCCAACGCCTTCACGCTGTGCGACGCGTACCACTGCTCGATGCATACCGGCACCGATGCCAACCGCGCCTTCCACCTGACCGGCACCAACGGCCCGACCGCGGCCAACGTCGCCTTCGTCAACAACGAGTGGGACGCGATCGACGGGCTGCCGGCCTCGGCCAACACCGGCTACACCTGGAAGACCTATGCCGAGCGCCTGGAAGACGCCGGCATCAGCTGGATCTGCTACCAGAACATGCCGGACGAATGGGGCGACAACATGCTGGGCGCGTTCCAGCAGTTCCGCAAGGCCAACCTGGCGTCGGGCTATCCGGTCTCCAGCGGCGGCGCGCCGGGCGCGCCCTATGCCGACACCGGCCAGCCGCTGCCGTACCACGCCTACGATGCCGCCACCGACAATCCCGGCAACCCGCTCTACAAGGGCGTGGCCAACACCCTGCCCGGCACCCGCCCCGACGAGTATCTCGATGCCTTCCGCCGCGACATCCGCGAAGGCCTGCTGCCGCAGGTGTCGTGGATCAACGCGCCGTCGATCTACTGCGAGCATCCCGGGCCCTCCAGCCCGGTGCAGGGCGCCTGGTTCCTGCAGGAGGTGCTGGACGCGCTGACCGCGGTGCCCGAGGTCTGGAGCAAGACCGTGCTGCTGGTCAACTTCGACGAGAACGACGGCTATTTCGACCACGTGCCATCGCCCTCGGCGCCGTCGCTGAATCCCGACCAGACCCTCGCCGGCAAGTCGACGCTGAGCGATGCCGAGATGCAGGCCGAGTACTTCAACCAGCCGGCGCCGCCGGGCAGCCGCACCCAGCCCGCGGCGGACGGCCGCGTCTACGGCCCGGGGCCGCGCGTGCCGCTGTACGTGATCTCGCCGTGGAGCCGCGGCGGCTGGGTCAACTCGCAGGTGTTCGACCACACCTCCGTGCTGCGCTTCCTGGAGACGCGCTTCGGCGTGGCCGAGCCCCATATCAGCCCGTTCCGCCGCGCCGTGTGCGGCGACCTGACCAGCGCCTTCAACTTCAGCACGCCCAACAACGAGGCGCTGCCCACGCTCGGCGGCCGCACCACGCGCAGCGACGCCGACCAGTTGCGCCGCGCGCAGCAGGCCCTGCCCGCGGTGCCGCTGCCCGCCGACATGCAACTGCCGCAGCAGGCTGCCGGCACGCGCCCGTCGCGCGCGCTACCGTATGAGCTGCACACCAGCGCGCGCTGCAGCGCCGTGGGCCAGGTCGAACTGGTGTTCGCCAACACCGGCACGCAGGCCGCGGTATTCCACGTCTACGACCGCCTCCAGCTGGGACGCATCCCGCGCCGCTATATGGTGGAGGCCGGCAAGTCGCTCAGCGATAGCTGGCATGCCTTCCAGGACAATGCCGGGCAATACGACCTGTGGGTGCTCGGCCCCAACGGCTTCCATCGCCATTTCCGCGGCGACACCCGCCGCATCGGCGAGACCGGCATCGCCCCAGAGATCCGCGTCTGCTACGACATTGCCAACGGCGACGTCTATGTCGACCTGATCAACCCCGGCGACAAGGCCTGCCACTTCCTCATCGAGCCGCTGGCCTACCGCGGCGATGGCCCGTGGAAAGCCAGC from Cupriavidus taiwanensis encodes:
- a CDS encoding nucleoside deaminase, which encodes MTRITDPSGAELSQLDLELLRRSIALSDESRARGRHPFAALVADAAGNVIASAGNNSMPPEGDPTQHAELVAAAQAARVLPPEQLAGCTLYTSAEPCCMCAGAVYWTGIGRVVYALSEHKLLGLTGDHPENPTSSLPCREVFARGQRKVEVVGPVLEDEAAASHAGFWQ
- a CDS encoding phosphocholine-specific phospholipase C encodes the protein MVSRRNFLQAAAGTGFAAAALAAFPPSIRKALAIPANNATGTIQDVEHVVILMQENRSFDHYFGTLRGVRGFGDRFTIPLPGARQVWQQQRASGAVLTPYHLDGTSNNAQRAAGTPHAWLDSQQAWDHGRMANWPTYKTSTSMGYFREQEIPFQFALANAFTLCDAYHCSMHTGTDANRAFHLTGTNGPTAANVAFVNNEWDAIDGLPASANTGYTWKTYAERLEDAGISWICYQNMPDEWGDNMLGAFQQFRKANLASGYPVSSGGAPGAPYADTGQPLPYHAYDAATDNPGNPLYKGVANTLPGTRPDEYLDAFRRDIREGLLPQVSWINAPSIYCEHPGPSSPVQGAWFLQEVLDALTAVPEVWSKTVLLVNFDENDGYFDHVPSPSAPSLNPDQTLAGKSTLSDAEMQAEYFNQPAPPGSRTQPAADGRVYGPGPRVPLYVISPWSRGGWVNSQVFDHTSVLRFLETRFGVAEPHISPFRRAVCGDLTSAFNFSTPNNEALPTLGGRTTRSDADQLRRAQQALPAVPLPADMQLPQQAAGTRPSRALPYELHTSARCSAVGQVELVFANTGTQAAVFHVYDRLQLGRIPRRYMVEAGKSLSDSWHAFQDNAGQYDLWVLGPNGFHRHFRGDTRRIGETGIAPEIRVCYDIANGDVYVDLINPGDKACHFLIEPLAYRGDGPWKASVGANSSKSQHWQLEQSGQWYDFAVTCDADPAFYRRFAGRVETGRHTVSDPAMGTAAQG
- a CDS encoding DUF1428 domain-containing protein, with the protein product MSYIDGFVLAVAQANRDRYREVAQKAAAVFKEHGALQVVECWGDDVPEGKVTSFTMAVQRKDDEAVVFAWILWPSREKRDTGMKAAMADPRLKEGMDPMPFDGQRMIFGGFEVIVEA